One window from the genome of Paenibacillus azoreducens encodes:
- the ccsA gene encoding cytochrome c biogenesis protein CcsA — translation MLTGFYDAGIYIYALSLLFFISDCIRRNRGAKRMGTGLLAVVGMLQAGALIIRALEESALPIFTPFDFLLLLSFSLVVASLIIHLLQRAEFAVLLLSIIGFCIQVLNRLRFSPGNNPLKHWETVHGLLVLHITLANLSFVIFTVATVFSAMYLFLHRKLKGKKWTNTMRRLPSLEMLDKYAYSLALIGTPLLTVSFIVAALSVVAEGRLNLLLDMKVLATFAGLCFYYFYLYKKRLHQHTGTLMAKWILVGYVFIIIIFALNAWSDFHRWNGE, via the coding sequence ATGCTTACTGGATTTTATGATGCCGGTATCTATATCTATGCCCTGAGCCTTCTGTTTTTTATCTCGGATTGCATTCGACGCAATCGGGGCGCGAAGCGGATGGGTACAGGGCTTCTTGCTGTTGTTGGCATGCTGCAGGCAGGGGCGCTCATTATTCGGGCTCTAGAAGAGAGCGCGCTTCCGATCTTTACGCCGTTTGATTTTTTGCTGCTGCTCTCGTTCAGCCTCGTAGTTGCCTCATTGATTATCCATTTGCTGCAGCGGGCGGAATTTGCAGTTCTGCTGCTTAGCATCATCGGCTTTTGCATTCAGGTGCTGAACCGGCTTCGGTTTTCGCCGGGAAATAATCCGCTTAAGCATTGGGAGACGGTCCACGGGCTGCTTGTACTGCATATTACGCTTGCCAACCTCAGCTTCGTTATTTTTACGGTTGCCACAGTATTTTCGGCAATGTATCTTTTCCTTCACCGAAAATTGAAAGGAAAGAAATGGACGAACACGATGCGGCGTCTGCCCAGCCTTGAAATGCTGGACAAATATGCGTATTCCCTGGCATTGATCGGTACGCCCTTGCTGACGGTATCCTTTATCGTGGCGGCATTGTCGGTTGTTGCGGAAGGCAGGCTGAATCTGCTGCTGGATATGAAGGTACTCGCGACGTTCGCGGGACTTTGTTTCTACTATTTTTACCTCTATAAGAAACGTTTGCATCAGCACACGGGGACGTTGATGGCCAAATGGATTTTGGTGGGATACGTTTTTATCATCATTATTTTCGCGCTGAATGCCTGGTCTGATTTTCACCGCTGGAACGGGGAGTGA
- a CDS encoding precorrin-2 dehydrogenase/sirohydrochlorin ferrochelatase family protein codes for MPGYVPVMLDCENRSCMVIGGGRVAERKIGELLVASALVTVISPAVTPVIRQYHEQGKLNWMPKMYTCGDLEGAFMVHAATDDSKVNRAVADEARARGILANVADQPELGDFIHPSVLRRGRLLIAVSASGAGPLAARAIRRKLEDDYGVEYEAYLDVLYEMRQAIREQVDDPESRRVLLSKVAGEEMFALLRQGGFKSWSQEEIKHWIKNNQEEKNADNRSGQQTKRAGIDTDGPGYR; via the coding sequence ATGCCTGGATATGTGCCTGTCATGCTGGATTGTGAAAATCGAAGCTGCATGGTTATCGGGGGAGGAAGGGTTGCCGAAAGGAAGATCGGGGAATTGCTTGTGGCTTCGGCGCTCGTGACTGTTATTAGTCCCGCGGTGACACCGGTTATCCGGCAGTACCATGAGCAGGGCAAACTTAATTGGATGCCTAAGATGTATACCTGTGGGGATCTGGAGGGCGCGTTTATGGTTCATGCCGCCACCGATGATTCCAAAGTGAACAGGGCCGTAGCGGATGAAGCACGGGCGAGGGGTATTCTTGCCAACGTGGCCGACCAGCCGGAGCTTGGCGATTTTATCCATCCCAGCGTCCTGCGGCGCGGCCGGCTTCTTATCGCCGTATCGGCTTCGGGAGCGGGACCGCTTGCGGCTAGGGCCATTCGCCGAAAGCTTGAAGATGATTACGGGGTGGAATATGAGGCTTACCTCGATGTTTTATATGAGATGCGGCAGGCGATCCGGGAACAGGTTGATGATCCCGAGTCCCGGCGGGTTTTGTTAAGCAAGGTTGCCGGTGAAGAGATGTTTGCCCTACTGAGGCAGGGCGGTTTCAAATCTTGGAGCCAGGAAGAAATCAAGCATTGGATCAAGAACAATCAGGAGGAAAAGAATGCGGACAATCGTAGTGGGCAGCAGACAAAGCGCGCTGGCATTGACACAGACGGGCCAGGTTATCGATGA
- the hemC gene encoding hydroxymethylbilane synthase gives MRTIVVGSRQSALALTQTGQVIDDLKKLCQEHGFEFEFEVKKIVTKGDRILDVTLSKVGGKGLFVKEIEQAMLAGEIDMAVHSMKDMPSILPDGLTNGAVPRRVDPRDCLITLDGKGIDDLPQGARVGTSSLRRSSQLKAYRPDLELEPVRGNIDSRLKKLETEGFQAILLAAAGLYRMGWEDRITSYIPADICLPAVGQGALGIECREDDEELLKLLALYNDKESEMAVAAERRFLGVLNGGCQVPIGAHAILVKAPEEHTLAGQNVIQLTGMVGSPEGDVILKETLLGLDPVKLGEEVAGKLIERGAEKILEQVKEID, from the coding sequence ATGCGGACAATCGTAGTGGGCAGCAGACAAAGCGCGCTGGCATTGACACAGACGGGCCAGGTTATCGATGATCTGAAGAAGCTTTGCCAAGAGCATGGCTTTGAATTCGAATTTGAAGTGAAAAAAATTGTGACCAAGGGGGACCGCATTCTCGATGTGACGCTTTCCAAGGTGGGCGGCAAGGGATTGTTTGTGAAGGAAATCGAGCAGGCCATGCTGGCCGGGGAAATTGATATGGCGGTTCACAGCATGAAAGACATGCCTTCCATTCTGCCGGACGGTTTGACGAACGGAGCTGTGCCGCGCCGCGTGGACCCGCGCGACTGCCTGATTACGCTTGACGGAAAAGGCATTGATGATTTGCCGCAGGGGGCCAGGGTCGGAACAAGCAGTCTCCGCCGCTCAAGCCAGCTCAAAGCCTATCGTCCCGATCTGGAGCTTGAACCGGTTCGCGGCAACATCGATTCCCGTTTGAAGAAGCTTGAAACCGAAGGTTTCCAGGCGATTCTGCTGGCTGCAGCCGGGCTGTACCGGATGGGATGGGAGGACAGAATCACCTCTTATATCCCCGCAGACATTTGTTTGCCTGCGGTCGGACAAGGCGCGCTCGGCATTGAATGCCGCGAGGATGACGAAGAGCTGCTGAAGCTGCTGGCTTTGTACAATGACAAAGAATCCGAGATGGCTGTTGCTGCCGAGCGGAGATTCCTTGGGGTGCTGAACGGCGGCTGCCAAGTTCCGATCGGAGCTCATGCGATATTGGTCAAGGCGCCGGAAGAACATACCCTTGCCGGACAAAACGTTATACAATTGACGGGGATGGTCGGCTCTCCGGAAGGAGATGTCATCCTGAAAGAAACCTTGCTTGGATTGGATCCGGTGAAGCTTGGTGAAGAAGTGGCCGGCAAGCTCATTGAACGTGGAGCAGAGAAAATTCTCGAACAAGTCAAGGAAATAGATTAA
- the cobA gene encoding uroporphyrinogen-III C-methyltransferase: protein MAGKVYLVGAGPGHAKLITVKGLECLQKADVVVYDRLAAPQLLGAVKPGTRKIYVGKLPDRHTMKQEDINRLLVDLAMEGSTVVRLKGGDPVIFGRVGEEAALLKKHGIPYEIVPGVTAATAVPAYAGIPVTHREAASSVSIITGHESPDKLDLMIDWEKVTNATGTLVFMMGVSKIGYIANQLMRYGRAADTPVALVRWGTRAEQETLAGTLADIEQRVIAADFKPPAVIVVGDVVLQRELLKWAEDLPLFGKRILVTRARSQAAELVNRIDELGGEAYEFPVIETVYPQDPDMIFRVQEALSRLDSYDWVLFTSVNGVEYFYRHLAEQGRDIRSLAQAKIAAVGPATADALKERGILPVELPGRFQAEGLIETLGSRLIPGQKVLLPRGNLARTWLPEKLAEMGLDVTAVDTYQTVISQDQDHELIKLLEEQAIDMITFTSSSTVTHLIEKLKRMGVEDPVRLLGSTEAACIGEITAKTAREAGLRVSVEAGQATVDGLLDSLCEYMKNGRQHMK, encoded by the coding sequence ATGGCGGGAAAAGTATATCTGGTTGGTGCAGGCCCGGGTCATGCCAAGTTAATTACTGTGAAAGGCCTCGAGTGTCTGCAAAAAGCGGATGTGGTTGTCTACGATCGTCTTGCCGCTCCCCAGCTGCTTGGGGCAGTCAAGCCCGGAACCCGTAAAATCTATGTTGGTAAGCTGCCGGACCGCCATACGATGAAGCAGGAGGATATCAATCGGCTTCTCGTTGATCTGGCCATGGAAGGCAGCACTGTCGTCCGCCTTAAAGGCGGAGACCCGGTGATTTTCGGCCGCGTCGGCGAAGAAGCCGCGCTCCTGAAGAAACATGGCATTCCTTATGAGATCGTTCCAGGGGTTACGGCCGCGACCGCCGTACCCGCATATGCCGGCATCCCCGTGACCCACCGCGAAGCGGCTTCATCGGTGTCGATTATTACAGGCCATGAAAGCCCGGATAAGCTGGACCTTATGATCGATTGGGAGAAAGTTACAAATGCAACGGGGACGCTTGTTTTTATGATGGGCGTATCCAAAATTGGATACATCGCTAATCAATTGATGCGGTATGGACGAGCCGCCGATACTCCAGTCGCTTTGGTGCGGTGGGGAACCCGTGCCGAGCAGGAGACGCTGGCGGGAACATTGGCGGATATTGAGCAGCGCGTCATTGCCGCCGATTTCAAACCGCCGGCCGTCATTGTTGTCGGCGATGTGGTCCTTCAGCGGGAGCTGCTTAAGTGGGCAGAAGATCTTCCGCTATTTGGCAAGCGCATTTTGGTTACCCGCGCCAGGTCTCAGGCCGCCGAGCTTGTCAACCGGATTGATGAGCTGGGCGGCGAGGCCTATGAATTTCCGGTTATTGAAACGGTCTATCCGCAAGACCCCGATATGATTTTCCGGGTGCAGGAGGCTTTGTCTCGGCTCGATAGCTATGATTGGGTATTATTTACGAGCGTTAACGGCGTCGAATACTTTTACCGGCATTTGGCCGAACAAGGCCGGGATATCCGAAGCCTTGCTCAGGCCAAAATTGCGGCGGTCGGACCGGCTACGGCAGACGCGTTGAAGGAGCGGGGGATTCTGCCGGTTGAGCTTCCAGGGCGTTTTCAGGCGGAAGGGTTGATCGAAACCCTGGGCAGCCGGCTCATCCCCGGTCAGAAAGTGCTGCTTCCGCGGGGGAATCTCGCGCGTACCTGGCTTCCCGAAAAGCTCGCGGAGATGGGACTTGATGTGACCGCGGTTGATACTTACCAGACCGTGATAAGTCAGGACCAGGATCATGAACTGATTAAGCTTCTTGAGGAACAGGCCATTGACATGATCACCTTTACCAGTTCCTCGACAGTGACCCATCTGATCGAAAAGTTGAAACGGATGGGCGTGGAGGATCCTGTTCGGCTGCTCGGTTCGACCGAGGCGGCGTGTATCGGGGAAATTACGGCCAAGACCGCCCGGGAAGCGGGGCTGCGCGTCAGCGTTGAGGCCGGACAAGCGACCGTTGACGGGCTGCTGGATTCCCTGTGTGAATACATGAAAAATGGGCGTCAGCACATGAAATAA
- the hemB gene encoding porphobilinogen synthase yields the protein MSFPIVRHRRLRQSTGMRNLVRETVLNVHDLIMPIFVTYGEGVKNEISSMPGIYHFSLDTLKEEVDEIVALGIPAVLLFGIPETKDSVGTSAFVEDGIVQEATRLIKKWYPDLLVVADTCLCEFTDHGHCGMVHTFEVDGHVHGDVMNDESLELLTKTAVSQAKAGADIIAPSNMMDGFVQAIRTGLDEAGFEHVPIMSYSVKYASAFYGPFREAADSAPQFGDRKTYQMDPANAREALREAETDVLEGADMLMVKPALAYMDVIRTLKDQFDLPLVAYNVSGEYSMVKAAALQGWINEQAIVQEMLTGMKRAGADIIITYFAKDAARWMQER from the coding sequence ATGAGTTTTCCGATCGTAAGACATCGCCGTTTGCGTCAATCTACAGGCATGCGTAATTTGGTCCGTGAGACGGTTCTTAACGTTCATGATCTGATCATGCCGATTTTTGTAACCTATGGGGAGGGCGTGAAAAACGAAATTTCCTCTATGCCGGGAATTTACCATTTTTCGCTGGACACTTTGAAAGAAGAAGTGGATGAAATCGTAGCGCTCGGTATTCCGGCCGTTCTGCTGTTTGGGATTCCGGAAACGAAAGACAGCGTGGGAACTTCCGCTTTTGTGGAAGACGGGATCGTACAGGAGGCAACCCGCCTCATCAAGAAATGGTATCCGGATCTGCTTGTTGTAGCCGATACCTGCCTATGCGAATTTACGGATCACGGCCATTGCGGCATGGTCCATACCTTTGAAGTGGACGGGCATGTTCATGGCGATGTGATGAACGACGAATCGCTGGAGCTGCTGACAAAGACGGCCGTATCACAGGCCAAAGCCGGTGCGGATATTATCGCTCCGTCGAACATGATGGACGGGTTCGTACAAGCGATCCGCACGGGCCTCGACGAAGCGGGATTTGAACATGTGCCGATCATGTCCTATTCGGTTAAGTACGCTTCCGCATTCTACGGGCCTTTCCGCGAAGCCGCGGATTCGGCGCCGCAGTTCGGCGACCGCAAAACTTATCAGATGGATCCGGCCAATGCCCGTGAAGCGCTGCGCGAAGCCGAAACGGACGTTCTGGAAGGCGCGGATATGCTGATGGTCAAACCGGCCCTTGCCTATATGGACGTGATCCGCACCTTGAAGGATCAATTTGATCTGCCGCTGGTAGCCTATAATGTGAGCGGCGAATATTCCATGGTGAAAGCGGCTGCGCTTCAAGGATGGATCAATGAACAGGCGATCGTGCAGGAAATGCTGACAGGTATGAAACGCGCCGGAGCGGATATCATCATTACTTATTTTGCGAAAGACGCAGCCCGCTGGATGCAGGAGCGTTAA
- the hemL gene encoding glutamate-1-semialdehyde 2,1-aminomutase, whose protein sequence is MSSMSGMRKEEASRTAFEEAKHYLPGGVNSPVRAFKSVGLTPIYVDHAKGSQIYDIDGNSFIDYVCSWGPLIMGHAHPEVIAAIQETASKGTSFGAPTLIETEMAKLVCERVPSIDVVRMVNSGTEATMSAIRLARGFTGRGKIVKFEGSYHGHADSLLIKAGSGVATLGLPDSPGVPESVATNTITVPYNDLESVKMAFERFGEEIACVIVEPIAGNMGVVPPLPGFLQGLRDITTRYGSLLIFDEVMTGFRVNIHSAQGLFGVTPDLTCLGKVIGGGLPVGAYGGKREIMEQVAPSGPIYQAGTLSGNPLAMVAGYTTLKLLTPAVYDQLEERAARLAAGFEKNAKELGIPMTLNRVGSMVCPFFTEGPVVNYDTAKASDLQRFIKYFANLVEEGVSVAPSQFEGMFVSAAHSIRDIDATIEANYNALKKL, encoded by the coding sequence ATGAGCAGTATGTCTGGAATGCGTAAAGAAGAGGCTTCCCGCACCGCGTTTGAAGAAGCCAAGCATTATCTTCCCGGCGGGGTGAACAGCCCGGTACGGGCTTTTAAATCGGTTGGCCTGACGCCAATCTATGTGGACCATGCCAAAGGCTCGCAGATATATGATATCGACGGCAACAGCTTCATCGATTATGTTTGCTCTTGGGGTCCCCTCATTATGGGACATGCTCATCCCGAAGTCATTGCAGCCATTCAGGAAACCGCATCGAAAGGCACGAGCTTCGGAGCTCCGACTTTGATCGAAACCGAGATGGCCAAGCTGGTCTGCGAACGCGTGCCTTCGATCGACGTGGTACGGATGGTCAACTCGGGCACGGAGGCGACGATGAGCGCGATCCGTCTTGCGCGCGGATTTACGGGACGCGGCAAGATCGTGAAATTCGAAGGCTCGTACCACGGCCACGCGGACAGTCTGCTGATCAAAGCGGGTTCCGGCGTAGCGACGCTTGGCCTGCCCGACAGTCCTGGCGTACCGGAAAGCGTGGCAACGAATACCATTACCGTGCCTTACAACGATCTGGAATCGGTTAAAATGGCTTTTGAACGTTTCGGGGAAGAGATTGCCTGCGTTATCGTTGAGCCGATCGCCGGCAACATGGGGGTAGTGCCCCCGCTTCCGGGCTTCCTGCAAGGCCTGCGCGACATTACGACGCGTTACGGCAGCCTGCTGATCTTCGACGAAGTGATGACAGGTTTCCGCGTGAATATCCACTCTGCGCAAGGACTGTTTGGCGTCACACCTGACCTGACCTGTCTAGGTAAGGTGATCGGTGGGGGGCTTCCTGTCGGCGCTTATGGCGGCAAACGGGAAATCATGGAGCAAGTAGCTCCGTCCGGACCGATTTATCAAGCGGGAACGCTTAGCGGAAATCCGCTGGCCATGGTTGCCGGTTACACGACGCTTAAGCTGCTGACTCCAGCGGTTTACGACCAGCTTGAAGAACGTGCAGCGCGACTTGCTGCCGGATTCGAGAAAAATGCCAAGGAACTTGGAATTCCCATGACGTTGAACCGGGTCGGCTCCATGGTATGCCCGTTTTTCACCGAAGGTCCTGTCGTGAACTACGATACGGCCAAAGCAAGCGACTTGCAGCGTTTCATCAAATATTTTGCTAACCTGGTCGAAGAGGGCGTCAGCGTCGCTCCTTCCCAGTTCGAGGGCATGTTCGTATCGGCTGCGCACAGCATCCGGGATATCGATGCGACCATTGAAGCCAATTACAATGCCCTGAAAAAGCTGTGA
- a CDS encoding RluA family pseudouridine synthase, translating to MTWTRRGQWLELTPGKGLTGAKDRDQAAAAWLLDTLGMPDKLLKQLQANKGLEWKGDRLRLALFPVQPVGIDPVWRELPVLFEDDFCLVVHKPSGMNIHPDGRKGETEPTLDHVVAAHYQMQGEDIAVRHIHRLDQFTSGPVLYAKNDWAQLKLDEDMRHKRIARSYVAFAQGRVSSELRVIDLPIGKDRHHKQRRRVSPTGQTAVTHVRVDEVFKQATLVRLELETGRTHQIRVHLSHLGHPLLGDALYGGSTALINRQALHGEKLAFTHPFTGERIEITDPWPNDMQHLYAKLSMRH from the coding sequence ATGACCTGGACGCGCCGCGGACAGTGGCTAGAGTTGACCCCAGGGAAAGGTTTAACGGGCGCCAAAGACCGGGATCAGGCTGCGGCAGCATGGTTGCTCGATACATTAGGGATGCCGGATAAGCTGCTTAAACAGCTTCAGGCGAACAAAGGATTAGAATGGAAAGGGGACCGGCTGCGGCTGGCCCTCTTTCCCGTTCAGCCGGTCGGGATCGATCCGGTGTGGCGTGAACTGCCCGTATTGTTCGAAGATGATTTTTGCCTGGTGGTCCATAAGCCCTCCGGCATGAACATTCATCCCGATGGACGAAAAGGTGAAACGGAACCTACGCTCGATCATGTCGTTGCCGCGCATTATCAAATGCAGGGCGAGGACATCGCAGTTAGGCATATTCACAGACTGGACCAGTTTACGTCGGGGCCCGTTTTGTATGCCAAAAACGATTGGGCCCAGCTGAAACTGGATGAGGATATGCGACATAAACGCATTGCCCGAAGTTATGTGGCATTTGCGCAAGGCAGGGTGTCGTCCGAACTTAGGGTGATTGATCTGCCTATCGGCAAAGACCGCCATCACAAGCAGCGAAGACGTGTTTCGCCGACTGGGCAAACGGCGGTAACGCATGTGCGCGTTGACGAGGTATTTAAGCAAGCTACCTTGGTGCGTCTGGAGCTGGAGACGGGGCGTACGCATCAAATTCGCGTCCATCTCAGTCATTTGGGGCATCCGCTGTTGGGCGACGCGCTTTATGGCGGCAGTACGGCGTTGATTAACCGGCAGGCGCTGCATGGGGAGAAGCTTGCTTTTACCCACCCGTTTACCGGGGAACGGATCGAAATCACGGACCCTTGGCCAAACGATATGCAGCATCTTTATGCAAAGCTGAGCATGAGGCATTGA